GGCTTGCCCAGGAAGCGGTAATCGGCATGCCGCGTGGGCGACTTGTCGGCCGGCAACCCTGCAGGCACTTCGACCAGCATGGCGTAGGCATCCTTCTTGTCGAAGCTGACGGCAACGATCAGGCGTTTGTTGAGGCATGTGTCATGCGTTTCGCAGAGCGGCCCCACCAGATACTTGTCGCCATCTTCTTCCACCGCATTCATTTGCTCGGCGTCACCGGACAGATTCATCACCCATTCCGGCAGGCGTTCTTCCTTCTTCACCACGCCTTGCCAAGTGTCATGAAACTGCGGGTCTGCGCTTAACAACTCGTTGACCCGCGCCTGGCCGTCATTGGCCGCCATCACGGTGGCACTGCCGCCCAGAAGCAGGGCGGCTGCCATCGTTTTCAGTAAAACGTTCATCTTCAACCTCGACCGCGACGGCCAAAGAAGAACGAAGCAATGAACATCACCAGGAACACGACAAAGAGAATCTTGGCGATACCCGTGGCGGTGCCCGCGATACCACCGAAGCCCAGTACTGCAGCGATGATGGCAATGATCAAGAACGTGATTGCCCAGCTCAACATGGTGATTCTCCTTACGCTTCTATTTAGAGGTGATGCTTGTGGTGCATGTCCCGGCGCATCGAATGCGCCAAGTTCGTGTGTCTAGAACACCCAGCGCTCCTGACGTGGCATCTCATCCGCAGGCTGAGCCTGGTCGACGTCCATCATTCGCATCGGTGCGCTGTCGACAGCAGTGCTGCTGACGGCGCTGAAGTGGGTTTGGGTCGGATGCTGGATGGACAGGCGTGGCACTTCTTGCTCCTGACTCTGCTCCCAGCGCTGAAACTGCTGGCCGCCGATCAAGGTGATCAATAGCGCCAGGACAGCAAACAGACCTTGCTGGATATGCAGTGGCGAGATACGCAATTGGGCGGCACGTTGGCGACTCATCCTGAAGCTCCTCCCACACTGTGGTGATTTTGTTGAGGGCGACGGTTGCGATGCCCTTGGTTAATCAGACTATTGCAGCCCGCATGCCAGCTTTTTAATAAGAAAAAATACATATAAATCAATAAGTTATGTTTGATGCAGGAAACAGGTGGGACGCATCCTGCACGATGACCCCTTTGGCGTCGTGCGTAATGCACGATAAGTTCGTAGGAAGTTTCAGAATTTTTGAATTGCGGGGAGGGCGTAGATGTCACAGAGGGAGTCGGGAGTGCACCTGAAAACCAGCGATCCGATAAAAAAACAACAAAATCAGGTGATTAGCCGTAGGGTGAGTAGATAACTACCCTGATGTGGTCGGAATCGACCAGAATCAACCATGCAACTTGCCCGATTTTTCCGGGACTAACCAAGATCATTCGTTAAGGAGCGTAGGAAAATGGAATCAGCCACCGAGCATCAGGGCCGCATTCTGCTGGTGGACGACGAGTCTGCCATCCTGCGAACGTTCCGTTACTGCCTCGAAGACGAGGGCTACAGCGTCGCCACGGCCAACAGCGCAGCGCAGGCCGATGCGTTGTTGCAACGCCAGGTGTTTGATCTGTGCTTCCTCGATTTACGCCTGGGTGAAGACAACGGCCTCGATGTCCTGGCCCAGATGCGCATTCAGGCACCTTGGATGCGCGTTGTCATTGTCACTGCCCACTCGGCCGTAGACACCGCCGTGGATGCGATCCAGGCGGGCGCCGCTGATTACCTGGTCAAACCGTGCAGCCCGGATCAATTGCGCCTGGCCACCGCCAAGCAACTGGAAGTGCGGCAATTGTCAGCCCGCCTGGAAGCGCTGGAAGGTGAAGTGCGCAAACCCAAGGATGGGCTGGATTCCCACAGCCCGGCCATGAAAGTCGTGCTCGAGACTGCCCGCCAGGTGGCCAGCACCGATGCCAATATTTTGATTCTCGGTGAATCCGGCACCGGTAAAGGCGAACTGTCCCAGGCCATTCACGGCTGGAGCAAACGCGCGAAGAAATCCTGCGTCACCATCAACTGCCCATCGCTGACGGCCGAATTGATGGAAAGCGAACTCTTCGGCCACAGCCGTGGGGCGTTCACCGGCGCGAGCGAAAGTACGCTGGGGCGGGTGAATCAGGCGGACGGAGGAACGCTGTTTCTCGACGAGATCGGCGATTTTCCCCTGACATTGCAGCCAAAGTTACTGCGTTTCATTCAGGACAAGGAATACGAGCGGGTCGGCGACCCCGTGACTCGCCGCGCCGATGTACGCATCCTGGCTGCCACCAACCTCAATCTTGAAGACATGGTGCGCGACGGTCGTTTCCGTGAAGATTTGCTCTATCGCTTGAACGTCATCACCTTGCATCTGCCGCCGTTGCGCGAACGCCGGGAGGATATCCTGAACCTGGCTGACCGCTTCCTGGCCCGGTTCGTCAAGGAATACGCGCGCCCGGCGCGAGGCTTCAGCGACGAGGCGCGTGAAGCGCTGCTGGGTTATCGCTGGCCGGGGAACATTCGGGAGTTGCGCAACGTTGTTGAGCGGGCGAGCATCATCTGTCCTCAGGAGCGTGTCGAGATCAGCCACCTCGGGATGGCCGAGCCCCCGGTGAACAATGCGCCGCGCATTGGTGCTGCGCTGAGTCTGGACGAGTTGGAGAAGGCGCACATCGGCGCGGTACTGGCCACCGCCGACACGCTGGACCAGGCCGCGAAGACGCTCGGGATCGATGCTTCGACGCTGTACCGCAAACGCAAGCAGTACAACCTGTGAGTCTTGCCCGATGAAACTGGCGATGAAGTTGCGTACTCGGCTTTTCCTGAGTATTTCCGCACTGATCACCGTTGCGCTGCTTGGGCTGTTGCTCGGGCTGGTTAGCGTGATGCAGATGGCCGGAACCCAGGAAACACTGGTGCGCAACAATTTCGTCACCCTGGATCTGGGTCTGAAACTGCGCCAGACCTTGGGCGACCAGTTGATGTTGATGATGGATGACAAGCCCGATCCGGCGGCGTTCGAAGCGTCCAAGCAGCATTATCTCCAGTTGCTGGATGAAGGCATCGCCCATGATCAGGGGGGCGAGGGTCGCCAGTACGGCTTTTTGCAGGCCAAGAACGATTACCTGAGCTTTCTTCAGGCGTTGGACCTGTCGGGTGATCCGTCCCATGTGCTGAGTGGCAACGAAGAGCTCACCGAAAAATTCAACGTGCTGCGCAACGGGCTGATTACCGAGCACAAGCACGCGCTGGACAGCATCAATGAAACGCAACGCAAGGCCCGGGATCGGGCGCTGCTCATTGCCGGCCTGCTCGGGTTGGTCGGGCTGGCAGTGCTGATTATCGGATTCGTGACGGCCCATGCGATCGCTCGACGCTTCGGTGAGCCGATTGAAGCCCTGGCTCAGGCCGCAGACCACATCGGCCAGGGCAACTTCGAAGTGACCCTGCCGATTTCATCGGCAGTGGAAATGAATCAGCTGACCAAGCGCTTCGGGATCATGGCCGAGGCACTGCGTCAGCACCAGGCGACCAATATCGACGAGTTGCTCGCCGGCCAGCAGCGTCTGCAGGCGGTACTCGACAGCATTGACGATGGTTTGTTGATGATCGACCGCGACGGTCATCTCGAACACTTGAACCCGGTGGCGCAGCGCCAGTTGGGTTGGGACACCGACCGTCTCGGCCAAGGGCTGGGCTCGGCGCTCGAACGTCCCGAGCTGGATCAACAGCTGCAACTGGTCCTGCGCGGAGGCACGCTGGAGCGCGCACCGGAGGACCTGAGTATCGAGGTCGATGGTGAATCGCGCTTGCTCACTTACAGCCTGACGCCTGTCAGTCATACCCAGGGCCATATTCTGGGGGCGGTGATGGTGCTGCATGACGTCACCGAACAGCGGGCGTTCGAGCGGGTGCGCAGCGAATTTGTATTGCGCGCCTCCCATGAGCTGCGCACGCCGGTCACCGGGATGCACATGGCGTTCGGCCTGTTCCGCGAGCGCGCGCATTTTGCCGCGGACTCGCGAGAAGCCGACCTGTTGGACACCGTG
This DNA window, taken from Pseudomonas fluorescens NCIMB 11764, encodes the following:
- a CDS encoding inhibitor of vertebrate lysozyme family protein → MNVLLKTMAAALLLGGSATVMAANDGQARVNELLSADPQFHDTWQGVVKKEERLPEWVMNLSGDAEQMNAVEEDGDKYLVGPLCETHDTCLNKRLIVAVSFDKKDAYAMLVEVPAGLPADKSPTRHADYRFLGKPDQGMQDLLMEQLKKDPNWY
- a CDS encoding DUF1328 domain-containing protein, producing MLSWAITFLIIAIIAAVLGFGGIAGTATGIAKILFVVFLVMFIASFFFGRRGRG
- the algB gene encoding sigma-54-dependent response regulator transcription factor AlgB; amino-acid sequence: MESATEHQGRILLVDDESAILRTFRYCLEDEGYSVATANSAAQADALLQRQVFDLCFLDLRLGEDNGLDVLAQMRIQAPWMRVVIVTAHSAVDTAVDAIQAGAADYLVKPCSPDQLRLATAKQLEVRQLSARLEALEGEVRKPKDGLDSHSPAMKVVLETARQVASTDANILILGESGTGKGELSQAIHGWSKRAKKSCVTINCPSLTAELMESELFGHSRGAFTGASESTLGRVNQADGGTLFLDEIGDFPLTLQPKLLRFIQDKEYERVGDPVTRRADVRILAATNLNLEDMVRDGRFREDLLYRLNVITLHLPPLRERREDILNLADRFLARFVKEYARPARGFSDEAREALLGYRWPGNIRELRNVVERASIICPQERVEISHLGMAEPPVNNAPRIGAALSLDELEKAHIGAVLATADTLDQAAKTLGIDASTLYRKRKQYNL
- a CDS encoding KinB sensor domain-containing domain produces the protein MKLAMKLRTRLFLSISALITVALLGLLLGLVSVMQMAGTQETLVRNNFVTLDLGLKLRQTLGDQLMLMMDDKPDPAAFEASKQHYLQLLDEGIAHDQGGEGRQYGFLQAKNDYLSFLQALDLSGDPSHVLSGNEELTEKFNVLRNGLITEHKHALDSINETQRKARDRALLIAGLLGLVGLAVLIIGFVTAHAIARRFGEPIEALAQAADHIGQGNFEVTLPISSAVEMNQLTKRFGIMAEALRQHQATNIDELLAGQQRLQAVLDSIDDGLLMIDRDGHLEHLNPVAQRQLGWDTDRLGQGLGSALERPELDQQLQLVLRGGTLERAPEDLSIEVDGESRLLTYSLTPVSHTQGHILGAVMVLHDVTEQRAFERVRSEFVLRASHELRTPVTGMHMAFGLFRERAHFAADSREADLLDTVNEEMQRLMQLINDLLNFSRYQNGLQKLSLAPCSIEELLEQARSRFADSAQEKGIDLLVEVQGPLPWLQADQPQLDRVLDNLIDNALRHTGADGQIRLQARRHGERVIISVEDNGEGIAYGQQGRIFEPFVQVGRKKGGAGLGLALCKEIVQLHGGRMGVYSRPGQGTQFYMALAV